The genomic region CCAGGGTCGAGATCGGGTCGAGCGCGGAGCACGGCTCGTCCATGAGCAGCACCTCCGGACGCACCGCGATGGCGCGGGCGATGCACAGACGCTGCTGCTGACCGCCCGAAAGGCCGCCGCCCGGCTTGTCCAGACGGTCCTTGACCTCGTCCCACAGGTTCGCGCCGCGCAGGGACTGCTCGGCGACCTCCTTGAGCTTCTTCTTGTCCTTCTCACCGGACAGGCGCAGACCTGCCACGACGTTGTCCTCAATGGACATGGTCGGGAACGGGTTCGCCTTCTGGAACACCATGCCGATGGTGTTGCGCACGGCAACCGGGTCCACGCTCTTGCCGTAGATATCGTGGCCGTCGAGGAGGATCTCGCCCTTCACGGACGCGCCGGGGATGACCTCGTGCATGCGGTTGAGGGTGCGCAGCACGGTGGACTTGCCGCAGCCGGACGGGCCGATGAACGCGGTCACGGACTTCGCCGGGATCTGCATGTTGACGTTCTGCACGGCGTGGAAGTCGCCGTAGTAGATGTTGACGTCGTTGAGTTCGAGCTTGGTAGACATCTGGGTTTCTCCTGGATGGGTGGGAACGCGGGTGGGGTTACTTCTTGACCGAGTAGCGCTTCGCCACAAAACGTGCGAGCAGGTTCAGGGTGACAACGAGGATCACGAGCGTCAGCGCCGCGCCCCAGAGTCGGTCGTTTGCCGGGCCGGTAGCGCCGGACTTCCACATGTCCAGCATGAACAGCGGCAGCGAAGACTGCGGCTTGTCAAACATATTGAACCAGTTCGTCGTCGGCGTGGAACCGACGAGGATCAGCACCGGAGCGGACTCGCCCATCACACGGGCGACGGCGAGCATGATGCCGGTGACGATGCCGGACAGCGCAGTCGGCAGCACGATGCGCACGATGGTCTTCCACTTCGGAACACCCAGCGCGTAGGACGCCTCGCGCAGATCCATCGGGACCACGCGCAGCATCTCTTCGGTGTTGCGGACCACGACCGGGATCATGAGCAGGATCAGCGACAGCGACACGGCGAAGCCGGAGCGCTGCTGGCCCAGGATGGTGATCCACAGGGCGTAGACGAACAGCGCGGCGACGATGGACGGCACACCGGAGAGGATGTCCACCATGAAGGTGGTCAGCTTGCCCAGCCTATTGCCGTTGGAGTACTCCACCAGGTAGATAGCGGTGAAGATGCCGATCGGGATGGAAAACAGCGACGCGATGAGCGTTTGCATGAGGGTACCGGCGATCGCGTGGAGTGCGCCGCCGCCCGGCTTGGAGGAACGCACGCCGACCATGTCCTGGCTCCACCAGGCCGGGTCGAGCACGGCGCCCATGCCGCGCGAGACCACGGTGACGAGCAGCCACAGCAGCGGGATCAGGGCAAGGATCATGCACAGCCACATCAGGCCGCCCATGATGGAGTTGGTGGTCTTGCGGCCCGAAGCGATGTCGGTGAACGGGTTCTCGCCGCCGCGGGAGGCGCGCGCCGGAGCGGAGGTCTTGGTGGCTACCTGGGAGGCGCCGTTGTTGGGTACTGCAGTAGACATTTTCTGCTTTCCGCTCCTTACTTGTTAACGATCGCGCGGGCGATCGAGTTGACGACGAAGGTCAGCAGGAACAGCACCAGGCCGGCGGCGATGTAGGCGCCCGCGGAGACCGGGTTGTTGAACTCTGCGGCGGCGTTGGCGATCGCGGTGGCGAAGGTGGTGCCGCCGTCGAACAGCGAACCGCGGAAATCGTTCGCCGGTGCCACGGCCATGTACAGCGCCATGGTCTCACCGAGTGCGCGGCCGAGGCCGAGCATGGAGCCGGCGATGAAGCCGGACATTCCGAAGGGGATGACGGTCATGCGGATGACTTCCCAGCGGGTTGCGCCGAGGGCCAGGGCGGACTCGATCTGGCCCGGAGGGGTCTGCACGAAGATCTCGCGGGCGGTCGCGGCGATGATCGGCAGGATCATAATCGCCAGCACGATGCCGCCGGTCATCACGTTTCGCGCCGTCGAGAACGGCGGGGAGTTCTGGTAGGTGGCGAACAGGAAGAAGTCGCCGCCCCAGCTGTTGACCCACTTGTAAAAGTCGCCCAGCAGCGGGCCGAGCACCTGAGCGCCCCACAGGCCGTACACGATGGACGGCACCGCGGCCAGCATGTCCACCAGGGTGCCCAGCGGGCGAACCAGCTTCGTCGGGCAGTAGTTGGACAGGAACAGCGCCACGCCCAAAGCGATCGGCATGGCGATGATCAGTGCGATCAGGGAGATGGTGATGGTGGAGAAGAAGAGGTTCGGGATACCGAACTTCATCGCGTCCAGGTTCGCCGTCTGCCATCCGCCGCCGTAGGTGAGGAAGCCGACGATCCCGCCTTCGTTACGGCTCAGCGGCGGGATGGCCTGGATGAGCAGAAAGATGCCGATCGCCGCGACGAGGACAGTGATCAGGGTCGCGGATGCGGTAGAGAAGAACTCAAACACACGGTCGCCCGGGCGCTTCACGCCGGAACCGGTGTTCGCATCGTCGCTGACGGGCGTGCGCTCCTCCTGTCCCTTTGTCAGGGTGCCGCCTGTGGAGTTCTGGATTACAGGATCAGATGTGTTCGCGGGTCCTGCACCGCGGTCGAGGTGATCGTTAGCAGCCATTTGCTCGAATCCTTCGAAGAATAAACGTTGTGGACGGCGGGAAACACGGCCTTTCTACCGCGTCTCCGCATAGAGAGACCCCCCGCGATCGGAATCAGTGGGGGGTCCATCTGCCTCCTAGGCGCTAGGCCCTGGAGACCAGCATCAAGTTGGCGTTACTTGATGGCGTTGATTGCCTCGCGCAGACGGTCAGCGTGTGCACCGCCGACCGGGATGAAGCCCTCGGCAGCGAGCTCCTCGTCCTGGGAATCCAGAGCGACGTTGAGGAAGTCCTTGACCATCTTGGAGGTCGCCTCGTCGTAGCCAGCGGAGCAGACGATCTCGTAGGTGGTCAGCACCAGCGGGTATGCGCCAGCGGTGTCGGTCTTGAACAGCTTGTCGGAGTCGACGACCATGTTGTGGCCCTCGGTCTTGAACTCCAGGTTGTCCAGCACCTTGCCCACGGTCTCGTCGGTGAGCTCGACCGGGCCGTTGCCGAAGTCGATGTTGGCCTTCTTGTCAGCGAAGCCAGCCTCGACGTAGGTGATGGCGCCATCGGTCGCGTTGACCTCCTGCGCAACACCGGAGGAGCCGTTAGCGCCGGTACCGACGGTGTTCGGGAACGCCTTGCCGGTGGACTCCCACTTGCCGTCGGAAGCGGCAGCCAGGAACTTCTGGAAGTTGTCGGAGGTGCCGGACTCGTCGGAGCGGTAGAAGACGTTGATCGGGGTGTCCGGAAGGTCGACGCCCTCGTTGTTCTCGGCGATCTTCGGGTCGTTCCAGGTCTTGATGACGCCCTGGAAGATCTCGACGATGTTGTCGACGGTCAGGTTGAGGTTGTCCACGCCCTCGAGGTTGTAGGCGACGGCAACCGGGCCGATGACGAACGGCAGGTGCCAAGCCTCGTTGCCGCCGCAGCGGTCAGCGGCAGCCTGGACCTGGTCGTCCTTCAGCGGGGAGTCGGAGCCGGCGAAGGCGACCTGATCGGCGATGAACTGCTTCTGGCCAGCGCCGGAGCCCGACGGGGTGTACGCGAGCTGAGCGCCCGGAACCTCGGATGCGTAGACGGACGCGAAGTAGTCCATCGCGTTCTGCTGGGAGGAAGCGCCCTCAGCGACGAGGGTGCCTTCCTGGCCGGACAGCTCGTAGTCGCCGGACTTCGTGTCGCCCTTGTTCTCGTCGGAGGAGACAGCCTCGGTTGCGGACTCAACAGCCTCGGAAGCTGCGTTGTCGTCGGAGTCGCCGCAGGCGACGAGGGAAACGGAAGATACTGCAACGACGCCAGCGATTGCGGCGGTGCGCTTGAAGTTACGGATCACGGGATACCTTTCCGGTGCTTACTGGTCGGTTTCGAGCGTCGGACCAGCTGTCCGATTACTCACAGATGCCAACCTACGAAAACCTGGTTAATGGCCGGTAGCCAGTTAAGTGAACACTTGGTGAACTTCCGTCCATCCCATTGTTTTCGCAGGTTATAGCCAGGCTACCTGTAGACAACGTGACTTTCACGGACCTCGAACCCGAGCTGGCGGTACCGCTTGACCGCGGGCTCGTTATCGGATTCAACATAGAGGATGACCTGCGGAGATCCCTTCCCGCGAAGATACTCCAGCCCCATCTGCATCAGGGGTCCCCCCATTCCCTCCCCCCGATGCGCGGAAGCGAGCCCGACAACATACACCTCCCCCGTCCCATCCGGGTGGCGCTTGGTCCAGTGGAACCCGGCGAGTTCGTCGCCGTGGAACAGCAAACGCACGCCCGCCGGGTCGAACCACTCCGCCTCCCGTGCGCGACGCAGCCGCTGAAGGTCCCAGCCGCCTTGTTCCGGGTGCCAGGAAAACGCGTCGTTGTTGACGGCGAGCCATTGCTTGTCGACGTCGTCCCGCCCCCACCGCGCAACCGCAGCGTCGTAGTCCAGGTCTTCAAAGCCCTCCGGCAATCGCACTCCCCCAGCTGGAATGTCGCCTGCGTCAATCTCCATCACCAGCAGCTCCCGGTCGATCTTCAGCGACAGAGCAGCCGCCAGCGCCTGCGCTCCCGGCAGGTTGCCGTGCGCCCACAGCCCTGCCTCAGGATTGTGGGCGCGCACCGCCTCCGCCAGGGCGCGCCCGATCCCCTCGCGCCGGCGCTGCGGGTGCACCACCAGTTCCGCGGAACCGTCTTCAGCCACACCGGCGCAGCCGACCACTTTGCCGCGATCTTCCGCCAAGAAGTGGGAGTGGTTCACGCGGACGTCGTCAAGCCCCTGCACGAAGGCCTCGGAAAAGGCGGCGATGCCGTCTTCGGCCTCAGCGGTGCGAAGGAGGGGTCGTACGCGGTCGCCGGGCAGGTGGGCGCTTAGGATATCGACAGTCATAGCTACCCAGGCTACGTGCGGAAAGGAGGTCGAGGTGCGCAAGGTTGCTGTCGGCGCAGTCGCGCTCGTCGCCACCCTCGGGCTGGCGGACACCGCCTACGCTTCCCACGTGGAGCGGCAACTCGCCCCGGACGGCACGGAAGTGCAAGTCACCGCAGCGCCATTCGTGTTCGCCGGCATCAGCGGCCGCGTTCCGCGCGTGACCGTGCGGCGCACCGACGCGGACATTCCCGGCCCGGGCGTGGGCACGGCGAGCGTGGAGATGTTCAACCTGAAGCTGGACACCCCCGCCGACGCGCTGCGCGGCGAGATTGTGGGGGCCGACGCCCGCCTCGTGCGCCGCCGCATCCGCCTCGACGGCGTGGGCTTCGGCGAGCTGCTGGGCATTACGGACTTGGACATCGCCAACCCGTACGACATCTCCCCTTCCGGCGGGGTGGCCAGCGAGGCCCGCCTGACCGGCACCGTGCCCGGCGCGAGCGAGCCTGCGACCGCGATGGTGACGCTGCGGCTATCCCACGGCGTTTTTCAGATGCGCCCGAGCCAGCTCATCGAGGTCCCGCAGGGCGACGAGGACAAGGTGCTCGACGGTTTCCGCATCGATTTCGACACCAGCGACCTGCCGCTGGGCGGGCCGGCGGATCTGGTGCAGCTGACCGGCGGCTCGCTGGAGTTCTCCCGCGACCGCGTCAACACCGTGGTTGAGCCAGCGGATCTGGAGCCGCTCGCGGGAGCGTCTACGCTTGAGAGGCATGACTGAAGAAAACAACAAACTCAACGGCAACGACGCTGTCAATCTCGCTGCGGAGCAGTCCAAGGAAACCGCCCACCGCAACATCCCGGAGCTGGGTTTCGAGGACATGCCGCTCGCGGCGGACACCGCGAACCTGCGCTACGGGCCCTCGCTTCACGACGGTCTGCTGGCGCTTCTGCCCCTCGTCGGCGTGTGGTCCGGCTCCGGCCAGGCCAACAACCCCTCCGACCCGGAAGGCGGCGAGTACGCCTTTGGCCAGCAGCTGATCATCTCCCACGACGGCGAGAATTACCTGCGCTTCGAGTCGCGCATCTGGCGCTTGGATTCCGAGGGCAACCCCACCGGCGCGGACCAGCGCGAGGTGGGCTTCTGGCGCATCTCGCTCAAAGACGAGATCGAGGTGACGCTGACCAACTCCCGCGGCCTGGTGGAGATCATGTACGGCGAGCCGGTCAACGAGCGCGCGTGGCAGATCACCAGCGCCTCCACCATCGCCACGGAAACCGGCCCGGCCGCCCACGGCCCGGGCAAGCGCCTGTACGGCCTGATGCCGAACAACAACCTCGGCTGGGTTGACGAGCGCGCCGTCGACGGCGAGATGGTGCCCTACATGTCCGCCGAGCTGAAAAGGGTTGCGGGCTAGGCAATCGCTTCTTCGATCAGCTGCCTGATCTCCGACTCGTTGTCGGGGGCGGGCAGCTTTGTGCCGTCCAGGCGCTTTATGCGCGCAGCCACCCGGGTGGAGCTGACCAGCCAGACGGACTCGGCCTTGAACAGCTCGCTGAGGTAGATGTCTTTCGCCTTGCACTTCCACCCCTGCGCGGCGGCGTGCTCGAAGATGGCGGACTGCGTGGTGCCGACCAGCACGCCGTTGCCCGCAGCGGGAGTGCGCAGGCGGCCGCCCTTTTTCACCATGAGCACGCTCGACGTCGCGCCCTCGAGCACCCGGTCGGTTACGGGGTCGACGAAGACGACGTCGTCTGCGCCCTGCTGACCCGCCCAGCGCAGCGCCGCCATGGTCAGCGCGTAATTTAGGGTCTTCGCGCCGCCGCGCATCCAGGGCACGTCGTTGTCGATGCTGTAGCCGCGCGGGGTGGTCAGCACACTCACGCCGCGTTTGCGCTGGCGCAGCACCTGCTCCGGCAGGGGGCGAACGGTCAGCCAGGCGGTGGGCGCCCCCGTGGTTTCGCGCCCGCGGGTGAAGGTCCAGGTGCACTTCGCCTCCACGTTGTCGTCGCCGCGCTCGCGGCAGTAGTCCGCCACCGCCTCCTCGGTCGCGCGGGTCCAGTGCTCGCGTCCCGGCTCCGGTAGGCCAAGCAGCTTAGCCGAGCGTGCGAAGCGGTCCAGGTGCTTGCCCAGGTTCAGCGGTTTGCCCCCGCGCACCAAGATGGATTCGAAAATGCCGTCGCCGCGGGTGACGGCTGCGTCGTCCCAGAA from Corynebacterium fournieri harbors:
- the pstB gene encoding phosphate ABC transporter ATP-binding protein PstB, which gives rise to MSTKLELNDVNIYYGDFHAVQNVNMQIPAKSVTAFIGPSGCGKSTVLRTLNRMHEVIPGASVKGEILLDGHDIYGKSVDPVAVRNTIGMVFQKANPFPTMSIEDNVVAGLRLSGEKDKKKLKEVAEQSLRGANLWDEVKDRLDKPGGGLSGGQQQRLCIARAIAVRPEVLLMDEPCSALDPISTLAVEDLIHELKNDFTIVIVTHNMQQAARVSDKTAFFSLEATGKPGHLVEFNDTTTIFENPQQKETEDYISGRFG
- the pstA gene encoding phosphate ABC transporter permease PstA → MSTAVPNNGASQVATKTSAPARASRGGENPFTDIASGRKTTNSIMGGLMWLCMILALIPLLWLLVTVVSRGMGAVLDPAWWSQDMVGVRSSKPGGGALHAIAGTLMQTLIASLFSIPIGIFTAIYLVEYSNGNRLGKLTTFMVDILSGVPSIVAALFVYALWITILGQQRSGFAVSLSLILLMIPVVVRNTEEMLRVVPMDLREASYALGVPKWKTIVRIVLPTALSGIVTGIMLAVARVMGESAPVLILVGSTPTTNWFNMFDKPQSSLPLFMLDMWKSGATGPANDRLWGAALTLVILVVTLNLLARFVAKRYSVKK
- the pstC gene encoding phosphate ABC transporter permease subunit PstC, producing the protein MAANDHLDRGAGPANTSDPVIQNSTGGTLTKGQEERTPVSDDANTGSGVKRPGDRVFEFFSTASATLITVLVAAIGIFLLIQAIPPLSRNEGGIVGFLTYGGGWQTANLDAMKFGIPNLFFSTITISLIALIIAMPIALGVALFLSNYCPTKLVRPLGTLVDMLAAVPSIVYGLWGAQVLGPLLGDFYKWVNSWGGDFFLFATYQNSPPFSTARNVMTGGIVLAIMILPIIAATAREIFVQTPPGQIESALALGATRWEVIRMTVIPFGMSGFIAGSMLGLGRALGETMALYMAVAPANDFRGSLFDGGTTFATAIANAAAEFNNPVSAGAYIAAGLVLFLLTFVVNSIARAIVNK
- the pstS gene encoding phosphate ABC transporter substrate-binding protein PstS; protein product: MIRNFKRTAAIAGVVAVSSVSLVACGDSDDNAASEAVESATEAVSSDENKGDTKSGDYELSGQEGTLVAEGASSQQNAMDYFASVYASEVPGAQLAYTPSGSGAGQKQFIADQVAFAGSDSPLKDDQVQAAADRCGGNEAWHLPFVIGPVAVAYNLEGVDNLNLTVDNIVEIFQGVIKTWNDPKIAENNEGVDLPDTPINVFYRSDESGTSDNFQKFLAAASDGKWESTGKAFPNTVGTGANGSSGVAQEVNATDGAITYVEAGFADKKANIDFGNGPVELTDETVGKVLDNLEFKTEGHNMVVDSDKLFKTDTAGAYPLVLTTYEIVCSAGYDEATSKMVKDFLNVALDSQDEELAAEGFIPVGGAHADRLREAINAIK
- the mshD gene encoding mycothiol synthase: MTVDILSAHLPGDRVRPLLRTAEAEDGIAAFSEAFVQGLDDVRVNHSHFLAEDRGKVVGCAGVAEDGSAELVVHPQRRREGIGRALAEAVRAHNPEAGLWAHGNLPGAQALAAALSLKIDRELLVMEIDAGDIPAGGVRLPEGFEDLDYDAAVARWGRDDVDKQWLAVNNDAFSWHPEQGGWDLQRLRRAREAEWFDPAGVRLLFHGDELAGFHWTKRHPDGTGEVYVVGLASAHRGEGMGGPLMQMGLEYLRGKGSPQVILYVESDNEPAVKRYRQLGFEVRESHVVYR
- a CDS encoding LmeA family phospholipid-binding protein, with amino-acid sequence MRKVAVGAVALVATLGLADTAYASHVERQLAPDGTEVQVTAAPFVFAGISGRVPRVTVRRTDADIPGPGVGTASVEMFNLKLDTPADALRGEIVGADARLVRRRIRLDGVGFGELLGITDLDIANPYDISPSGGVASEARLTGTVPGASEPATAMVTLRLSHGVFQMRPSQLIEVPQGDEDKVLDGFRIDFDTSDLPLGGPADLVQLTGGSLEFSRDRVNTVVEPADLEPLAGASTLERHD
- a CDS encoding FABP family protein translates to MTEENNKLNGNDAVNLAAEQSKETAHRNIPELGFEDMPLAADTANLRYGPSLHDGLLALLPLVGVWSGSGQANNPSDPEGGEYAFGQQLIISHDGENYLRFESRIWRLDSEGNPTGADQREVGFWRISLKDEIEVTLTNSRGLVEIMYGEPVNERAWQITSASTIATETGPAAHGPGKRLYGLMPNNNLGWVDERAVDGEMVPYMSAELKRVAG
- a CDS encoding aminodeoxychorismate lyase — translated: MVSSQLPPAPVIYLVEPFGGSVRRQNPNMPHVFWDDAAVTRGDGIFESILVRGGKPLNLGKHLDRFARSAKLLGLPEPGREHWTRATEEAVADYCRERGDDNVEAKCTWTFTRGRETTGAPTAWLTVRPLPEQVLRQRKRGVSVLTTPRGYSIDNDVPWMRGGAKTLNYALTMAALRWAGQQGADDVVFVDPVTDRVLEGATSSVLMVKKGGRLRTPAAGNGVLVGTTQSAIFEHAAAQGWKCKAKDIYLSELFKAESVWLVSSTRVAARIKRLDGTKLPAPDNESEIRQLIEEAIA